CATGGGGCAACAAGGGCACGCCAGTGTCACCGCAGCAGGTCAACGAACTGCGTTCCGCGCCGCTCGACTGATCCCACGCGAATCTCCGATCTCAGGGCGCGGCCGGAACCACGGGCTGCGCCCTTTGTCTTTGTTATCACGCTGTTGTACTTACGCGGGGCATCGCGACAGTCGGCCTGCCCTCGCATCTTCAGACTTTCACTGCACTGGTTCGCGACTGATGCGCGTTTCGCGCCGAACTGGTGACGACACCATCCAACATGTCATTTAATTCTCTCGGCTTGTCCGAACCTCTGGTTCGCGCAGTCAACGAACTCGGCTACACGACGCCGACACCGATCCAGCGGCAAGCCATTCCGGCCGTGCTCGGCGGCGGCGACTTGCTGGCCGGCGCGCAAACCGGCACCGGCAAGACTGCCGGCTTCACGCTGCCGATCCTGGAAAGACTATCCCATTCGCGCGCGACATCGGGCAAAATACCGGTTCGCGCACTGATCCTGACGCCGACACGCGAATTGGCCGCGCAAGTCGAGCAAAGCGTGCGCGAATACGGCAAGTACCTCAAGCTGCGCTCGACGGTCATGTTCGGCGGCGTCGGCATTAACCCGCAAATCGACGCGCTGCGGCGCGGCGTCGATATCGTCGTGGCCACGCCTGGACGATTACTAGATCACCTTCAGCAGCGCACAATCGACTTGAGCAGCCTGCAGATCCTGGTGCTCGACGAGGCTGACCGGATGCTGGATATGGGCTTCATCCACGACATCAAGCGGGTGCTCAAGTATCTGCCTTCACAGCGCCAAAACCTGCTGTTTTCGGCGACGTTCTCCGACGAGATCAAGGCGCTCGCGGACAACCTGCTCGATTCACCAGCGCTAATCGAGGTGGCCCGTCGCAATACCACCGCCGAGACGGTCACCCAAACGATCTATCCGGTCGATCGCGACCGCAAGCGCGAGCTACTCACGCATTTGATCAAGGCGCACAACTGGTTTCAGGTGCTCGTGTTCACGCGCACCAAGCACGGCGCAAACCGGCTCGCCGAACAGTTGACGAAGGATGGCATCAGCGCCCTGGCTATCCACGGCAACAAAAGCCAGGCGGCCCGGACCCGGGCATTGTCAGAATTCAAGGACGGCACGCTGCAAGTGTTAGTCGCTACCGACATCGCAGCGCGCGGCATCGACATCGACCAATTGCCGCACGTGGTGAATTTCGACCTGCCGAATGTTCCGGAAGATTACGTGCACCGTATCGGCCGAACAGGCCGCGCGGGCGCGACGGGCGAGGCCATATCGCTGGTCTGCATCGACGAGCATCAATTGCTGACGGACATTGAACGCCTGATCAAGCGTACGCTGCCGCGCGAAGTCATTGCCGGCTTCGAACCGGATCCCAATGCGAAGCCGGAGCCAATCCAGCGGCGCAGCCAGCCGGCGCGCGGTGCGGGGCCACGCGAACCCCGTCGCGCCGGCATCAAGCCACAGGCTGGCCAAGCGGCGAAACCATCAGCGGCGCCAGCGGCCAAACCCCGCACAGGGACAGTGACTAAGCGAGGGTTAGCGACCAAGTCAGGGGCAGCCGCCAAGTCACAACCGGCGGCGCCAGCCAGGTCGCCGGCAGGAGCAGCCGCCAACGCGCGGCCCGCACAGGCGGGCAAATCCCCGGCGACACACGCTGCGAAACCGGGCGCCGCACCAGCAGGCAAGCGCTCTGGCGCGGCGCCCCAGACCGCGCCAGAGCGACATCGCGAAGCGACCCCTCCCGCGTCGCACGGTGGCCGTGACAAACGAATGGCGCAAGCACAGGATCGTGACGCACGGCAGCCGCGCGCATCCGAATCATCGCCACGGCGCAACGGCGGCCCGGGTGCGCTACTCGGCGGCGGCACCAAGGGCTCATCGCGCTAGTCGTGTGCGAGCATCGACCGGATTTGCGCGTCCCAACGCGCAAGCACGGCAGCGCGCGCGGGCTCAAGCAGCTCGAACGTGACGCCGGTCACGAGTTGCGCATAGTCGACGCGCTGCCATTGTGCCGCCTCCAGCACGGCGTCGAACACGGTCAGCGTCGTCGCGTCCTGCCGGCGCGGCGTGCTCACACCCAGGCGCACCTGATACCACGCGTGCTCGAAAACGAACTCGAGCAGTGCGTTGCCGCCGGCGGTAAGCGCCCGCGCGGTACGGGACTGCGGCCACAGCGCGAACCGCACACCGTGGGAATCAGGCACGACGATTTCGCCCACGCTGAGCAGCGACGTGCAAGGCCAGCGGAGCGGATCGACGGCGATCAATGAGGCCGCAAACGACGCCTTGTCATGCAAATGCGTGCCATCAAACCAGGCGCGCAGCACATCGGGCCACTCATCGAATGTGCCCCGTATCAGCGCGGTCTGCCGATCCGTCATCGTCTTCTCCAAGTCATGAACGACGGCCCGCGCGCAGCGGGCCGCCCGTGATCGTCAACTAAGCGCCGCCGTACTAGCTAGCGAAAGAACACGTGCTGCGTGATCTTGGCCAGCGGATAATGCACGCCGGGTTGGATCTTCGCAGGCAGGTCGAGCGGCTTGAGCAGCATCTTCACGCACATGTCGGCCGACATGTGCCTGCGTACCAGTGTGTTCACGCGCGCCACCTTTTCCCGCATGTAGGCGCTGTTGCGAACCTGCGCAGGATATCTGACCGCAAACACATGTCGCAACGCGATCTCTGAATCTTCGTTCTTGATTT
This sequence is a window from Mycetohabitans rhizoxinica HKI 454. Protein-coding genes within it:
- a CDS encoding DEAD/DEAH box helicase — encoded protein: MSFNSLGLSEPLVRAVNELGYTTPTPIQRQAIPAVLGGGDLLAGAQTGTGKTAGFTLPILERLSHSRATSGKIPVRALILTPTRELAAQVEQSVREYGKYLKLRSTVMFGGVGINPQIDALRRGVDIVVATPGRLLDHLQQRTIDLSSLQILVLDEADRMLDMGFIHDIKRVLKYLPSQRQNLLFSATFSDEIKALADNLLDSPALIEVARRNTTAETVTQTIYPVDRDRKRELLTHLIKAHNWFQVLVFTRTKHGANRLAEQLTKDGISALAIHGNKSQAARTRALSEFKDGTLQVLVATDIAARGIDIDQLPHVVNFDLPNVPEDYVHRIGRTGRAGATGEAISLVCIDEHQLLTDIERLIKRTLPREVIAGFEPDPNAKPEPIQRRSQPARGAGPREPRRAGIKPQAGQAAKPSAAPAAKPRTGTVTKRGLATKSGAAAKSQPAAPARSPAGAAANARPAQAGKSPATHAAKPGAAPAGKRSGAAPQTAPERHREATPPASHGGRDKRMAQAQDRDARQPRASESSPRRNGGPGALLGGGTKGSSR